In Streptomyces sp. NBC_01717, one DNA window encodes the following:
- the phoU gene encoding phosphate signaling complex protein PhoU — MRDAYHEELDSIGEGLVEMARLVGSAIGRATTSMLDADLKLAESVIAADQKVDDLQHDLEARAIALLARQQPVATDLRIVVTSLRMSADLERSGDLAQHVAKLTRLRFPESAVPNDLHATILEMGQLAQRLMAKAAEVIITKDVDLALQLEQDDDEMDLLHRTLFQHLMDDRWKHGIETAVDVTLLGRYYERFADHAVSVAKRVVYLVTGEHADDLQTQTPVEGA; from the coding sequence ATGCGCGACGCTTACCACGAGGAACTCGACTCGATCGGCGAAGGCCTCGTCGAAATGGCGCGGCTCGTCGGGTCGGCGATCGGGCGGGCGACGACGTCCATGCTCGACGCCGATCTCAAGCTCGCCGAGAGCGTGATCGCTGCGGACCAGAAGGTCGACGACCTGCAGCACGACCTGGAGGCGCGGGCGATCGCCCTGCTCGCACGCCAGCAGCCTGTGGCGACCGACCTGCGGATCGTGGTCACCTCGCTGCGGATGAGCGCCGATCTGGAGCGCTCGGGCGACCTCGCCCAGCACGTCGCCAAGCTGACCCGGCTGCGCTTCCCGGAGTCGGCGGTGCCGAACGACCTGCACGCCACCATCCTGGAGATGGGGCAGCTGGCGCAGCGGCTGATGGCCAAGGCGGCCGAGGTGATCATTACGAAGGATGTCGACCTGGCGCTCCAGCTGGAGCAGGACGACGACGAGATGGACCTGCTGCACCGCACGCTGTTCCAGCACCTGATGGACGACCGCTGGAAGCACGGCATCGAGACCGCCGTCGACGTCACGCTGCTCGGCCGTTACTACGAGCGTTTCGCCGACCACGCGGTGTCGGTCGCCAAGCGGGTCGTCTACCTGGTGACGGGCGAGCACGCCGATGACCTGCAGACGCAGACCCCGGTGGAGGGCGCGTAG
- a CDS encoding MDR family MFS transporter, with translation MSVAGLRRAAHETVSGLPREFWWLWTSTLVNRLGAFVATFMALYLTLDRGYSASYAGLVAALHGLGGVISSLGAGVMTDRLGRRPTMLIAQSSTAVSVAVLGFMVHPVAIAAVAFVVGMASNASRPAVQAMMADIVRPEDRVRAFSLNYWAVNLGFAVSSAGAGFIAEYSYLAGFMVEAAMTLFCAVVVFLKVPESRPQKAPAAAGGTLPAEPDVRLSTVLRDGRFMSVVGLSFVVALIFQQGYVGLPVAMGTDGLSSSDFGTAIAVNGVMIVALQIPVGRFIQHRDPRRLLIVSSLLAGYGFGLTAFAGSVAVYALTICVWTIGEIINAPVQSNLVVRLSPAHGRGRYQGMYTLSWSAAALVAPLMSGLVIDHYGAKWLWGMCGVLGTVAALGYWMLMRGLSPEEKVTGVVTAAEAEPDAASGAPQGVVEPAV, from the coding sequence ATGTCTGTCGCCGGTCTCAGACGGGCCGCACACGAGACCGTCTCCGGTCTCCCCAGAGAGTTCTGGTGGCTGTGGACCAGCACCCTGGTCAACCGGCTCGGGGCGTTCGTCGCCACTTTCATGGCGCTCTACCTGACTCTGGACCGCGGCTACTCCGCCTCGTACGCGGGTCTGGTCGCCGCGCTGCACGGACTGGGCGGGGTCATCTCCTCGCTCGGTGCCGGGGTGATGACCGACCGGCTCGGGCGCCGGCCCACCATGCTGATCGCGCAGAGCTCGACCGCCGTGTCGGTGGCCGTGCTCGGCTTCATGGTCCATCCGGTCGCGATCGCCGCCGTCGCCTTTGTCGTCGGTATGGCCAGCAACGCGTCGCGGCCCGCGGTCCAGGCGATGATGGCCGACATCGTCCGCCCCGAGGACCGGGTGCGTGCGTTCTCCTTGAACTACTGGGCGGTCAACCTCGGCTTCGCGGTCTCCTCCGCCGGTGCCGGGTTCATCGCCGAGTACAGCTATCTCGCCGGGTTCATGGTCGAGGCCGCGATGACGCTGTTCTGCGCGGTCGTCGTCTTCCTGAAGGTGCCGGAGTCCCGGCCGCAGAAGGCGCCCGCGGCGGCCGGCGGCACGCTGCCGGCCGAGCCCGACGTCCGGCTGTCCACCGTGCTGCGCGACGGCCGGTTCATGAGCGTCGTCGGGCTGTCGTTCGTGGTGGCGCTGATCTTCCAGCAGGGGTACGTGGGGCTGCCGGTCGCGATGGGTACGGACGGGCTCTCCAGCTCCGACTTCGGCACCGCGATCGCCGTCAACGGTGTGATGATCGTGGCACTCCAGATCCCGGTCGGCCGCTTCATCCAGCACCGCGACCCGCGTCGGCTGCTGATCGTGTCGTCCCTGCTGGCGGGGTACGGATTCGGGCTGACCGCGTTCGCCGGATCGGTGGCCGTGTACGCGCTGACGATCTGTGTCTGGACGATCGGCGAGATCATCAACGCACCGGTCCAGAGCAACCTGGTCGTCCGCCTCTCCCCGGCCCACGGCCGGGGCCGCTATCAGGGCATGTACACGCTGTCGTGGTCGGCGGCGGCGCTGGTCGCTCCGCTGATGTCCGGTCTGGTGATCGACCACTACGGGGCGAAGTGGCTGTGGGGGATGTGCGGGGTGCTGGGGACCGTGGCGGCGCTCGGGTACTGGATGCTCATGCGTGGGCTTTCGCCGGAGGAGAAGGTGACCGGGGTGGTGACGGCTGCCGAGGCCGAGCCGGATGCGGCCTCGGGTGCGCCGCAGGGCGTGGTGGAGCCGGCGGTCTGA
- a CDS encoding response regulator transcription factor, translating into MTRVLVVEDEESFSDALSYMLRKEGFEVAIAATGPDGLDEFERNGADLVLLDLMLPGLPGTEVCRQLRSRSNVPVIMVTAKDSEIDKVVGLEIGADDYVTKPFSSRELVARIRAVLRRRGEPEEVTPAALEAGPVRMDVDRHVVTVSGGKVDLPLKEFDLLEMLLRNAGRVLTRMQLIDRVWGADYVGDTKTLDVHVKRLRAKIEPDPGAPRFLVTVRGLGYKFEP; encoded by the coding sequence GTGACCCGAGTGCTTGTCGTCGAGGATGAGGAATCCTTCAGCGACGCTCTGTCCTACATGCTTCGCAAGGAAGGCTTCGAGGTCGCCATCGCGGCCACCGGCCCGGACGGGCTCGACGAGTTCGAGCGCAACGGCGCCGACCTCGTCCTCCTCGACCTGATGCTGCCCGGTCTGCCCGGCACCGAGGTCTGCCGCCAGCTGCGCAGCAGGTCCAACGTCCCCGTGATCATGGTCACGGCCAAGGACAGCGAGATCGACAAGGTCGTCGGCCTGGAAATAGGAGCCGACGACTATGTGACCAAGCCGTTCTCCTCGCGGGAGCTCGTCGCCCGCATCCGCGCGGTGCTGCGCCGTCGCGGCGAGCCGGAGGAGGTCACGCCGGCCGCCCTGGAGGCGGGTCCGGTCCGGATGGACGTGGACCGTCACGTCGTCACGGTCTCCGGCGGCAAGGTCGACCTCCCGCTCAAGGAGTTCGACCTGCTGGAGATGCTGCTGCGCAACGCGGGCCGGGTGCTCACCCGGATGCAGCTGATCGACCGCGTCTGGGGCGCGGACTACGTGGGCGACACCAAGACCCTCGACGTCCACGTCAAGCGCCTGCGCGCCAAGATCGAGCCGGACCCGGGGGCGCCGCGCTTCCTGGTCACGGTGCGCGGCTTGGGGTACAAGTTCGAGCCGTAA
- a CDS encoding sensor histidine kinase, which produces MDVNAAVAAAAAIAGLCTGVIAMLAFRWSERDQKKPTRTSLRPDSNGALPPGVDTVLSVLSSSAVVLDESDSVVKASSAAYALGLVRGGRLAVEPMLHMARDTRRDGEIRQVELDLPRRGTGRGEALAVSARVAPLGSRLVLLLVEDLTEARRIEAVRRDFVANVSHELKTPVGALSLLSEAVMDASDDPEAVERFAGRMQIEATRLTNLVQELIDLSRVQNDDPLEDAEPVRVDELVAEAIDRCRQQAGSKQITMAAGGTAELRIWGNRGQLAAALGNLVENAVNYSPARTRVGIAARRLAVPGGDEIEIAVTDQGIGISEKDRERVFERFYRVDPARSRATGGTGLGLAIVKHVAASHGGEVTVWSSEGQGSTFTLRLPEAGSVRDRDRATGGPLIVNGGDGTYRTANPDTLETFPAPEVLP; this is translated from the coding sequence ATGGACGTGAACGCGGCGGTCGCCGCAGCTGCAGCGATCGCCGGGTTGTGTACCGGTGTGATCGCCATGCTGGCGTTCCGCTGGAGCGAGCGCGACCAGAAGAAACCGACGCGCACGTCTCTGCGGCCCGACAGCAACGGGGCACTGCCCCCCGGAGTCGACACGGTCCTCTCCGTCCTCTCCTCCTCCGCGGTCGTGCTCGACGAGAGCGACAGCGTCGTCAAGGCCAGCTCCGCCGCGTATGCGCTGGGCCTGGTCAGGGGCGGCCGGCTGGCCGTCGAGCCAATGCTGCACATGGCCAGGGACACCCGCCGGGACGGTGAGATACGGCAGGTCGAACTGGACCTGCCGCGGCGCGGTACGGGCCGCGGCGAGGCCCTCGCGGTCTCCGCCCGGGTCGCTCCGCTGGGTTCCCGGCTGGTGCTCCTGCTGGTCGAGGACCTCACCGAGGCGCGCCGTATCGAAGCGGTACGGCGCGACTTCGTCGCCAACGTCAGCCATGAGCTCAAGACCCCGGTCGGTGCGCTCTCGCTGCTCTCCGAGGCGGTCATGGACGCCTCCGACGACCCGGAGGCGGTGGAGCGGTTCGCCGGCAGGATGCAGATCGAGGCGACCCGGCTGACCAACCTCGTACAGGAACTGATCGACCTCTCCCGGGTGCAGAACGACGACCCGCTGGAGGACGCCGAGCCGGTCCGGGTGGACGAACTGGTCGCCGAGGCCATCGACCGCTGCCGTCAGCAGGCCGGATCGAAACAGATCACCATGGCGGCCGGCGGCACCGCGGAGCTCCGCATCTGGGGCAACCGCGGCCAGCTCGCCGCGGCACTCGGCAATCTCGTCGAGAACGCCGTCAACTACAGCCCCGCTCGCACCCGTGTCGGCATCGCCGCGAGGCGCCTGGCCGTTCCGGGTGGGGACGAGATCGAGATCGCCGTGACCGACCAGGGCATCGGCATCTCGGAGAAGGACCGCGAGCGGGTCTTCGAACGCTTCTACCGCGTCGACCCGGCCCGCTCACGGGCCACCGGTGGCACCGGTCTCGGCCTCGCCATCGTCAAGCATGTGGCCGCCTCGCACGGCGGGGAGGTCACCGTGTGGAGCTCGGAGGGCCAGGGCTCCACCTTCACCCTGCGGCTGCCCGAAGCGGGTTCCGTACGGGACCGAGACCGTGCAACCGGCGGACCGCTCATCGTCAACGGTGGCGACGGGACCTATCGGACCGCCAACCCCGACACCCTTGAAACATTCCCTGCCCCGGAGGTCCTTCCGTGA